One window of the Pseudomonas lurida genome contains the following:
- a CDS encoding putative 2-dehydropantoate 2-reductase, whose product MTARSPRIGIIGTGAIGGFYGLMLARAGFDVHFLLRSEYAAVSERGLHLNSTVHGPLHLHPVQAYARAADMPPCDWLLVGTKSTGNVELAPTIAQVAAPEAKVVLLQNGLDVEDSLREHLPPSLHLLGGLCYIGVHRSAPGVIEHQALGRVNLGYHSGTAANDETLQKAIVEAGAGLFHEAGIESQTMANVHQARWHKLVWNVPYNGLSVLLGTGTTAMMADESSRELIQALMAEVVQGAHACGHEIPHSYAEQMFTMTETMDDYLPSMYHDHVHKRPLELAAIYARPLAAAKAAGCELPRMQALYQALSFIDRRNR is encoded by the coding sequence ATGACCGCACGTTCACCCCGCATTGGCATCATCGGCACCGGCGCCATCGGCGGTTTCTACGGTTTGATGCTGGCGCGCGCCGGTTTCGACGTGCACTTCCTGTTGCGCAGTGAATACGCGGCCGTCAGCGAGCGCGGCCTGCACCTCAACAGTACCGTGCATGGTCCCTTGCACCTGCACCCCGTGCAGGCCTATGCCCGCGCTGCCGATATGCCGCCCTGCGACTGGCTGCTGGTGGGCACCAAGTCGACCGGCAACGTCGAGCTGGCCCCGACCATTGCCCAGGTGGCGGCGCCGGAGGCCAAGGTGGTGTTGCTGCAAAACGGCCTCGATGTTGAAGACAGCCTGCGTGAACACTTGCCGCCGTCGCTGCACTTGCTGGGTGGCCTGTGCTACATCGGCGTGCACCGTTCTGCGCCCGGCGTTATCGAGCACCAGGCGTTGGGCCGGGTCAACCTGGGCTATCACAGCGGCACGGCAGCCAATGACGAAACCCTGCAAAAGGCGATTGTCGAAGCCGGCGCCGGGTTGTTTCACGAGGCCGGTATCGAGTCCCAGACCATGGCCAATGTGCATCAGGCTCGTTGGCACAAACTGGTGTGGAACGTGCCCTACAACGGCCTCTCCGTGTTATTGGGCACCGGCACCACGGCCATGATGGCGGACGAGTCCAGCCGCGAGCTGATCCAGGCGCTGATGGCTGAAGTGGTGCAGGGCGCCCACGCCTGCGGTCATGAAATTCCTCACAGCTACGCCGAGCAAATGTTCACCATGACCGAAACCATGGACGACTATCTGCCGAGCATGTACCACGATCACGTGCATAAGCGCCCGCTGGAACTGGCGGCGATTTATGCCCGGCCACTCGCCGCCGCAAAAGCCGCGGGTTGCGAACTGCCGCGGATGCAGGCGCTCTACCAGGCCTTGAGTTTTATTGATCGGCGTAACCGCTGA
- a CDS encoding 5'-nucleotidase: MAKGLGDKLVLAISSRALFDLSESHKVYLAEGVETYRQYQIEHEEEILAPGDAFPLVEKLLSLNASLGRARVEVVLVSRNSADTGLRVFNSIQHYGLDISRAAFVGGRSPYPYLAAFGCHLFLSTHAEDVRSALDAGFAAATILSGGPNRASSEELRIAFDGDAVLFSDESERVYQAGGLEAFQANERESARQPLHGGPFKGFLAALNLLQREFADEACPIRTALVTARSAPSHERVIRTLREWDIRLDESLFLGGLEKSAFLEAFAADVFFDDQAGHCEKAMEFVTTGHVPHGISNEVKV, from the coding sequence ATGGCAAAGGGCTTGGGCGACAAACTGGTGCTGGCGATTTCCTCGCGGGCACTCTTTGACTTGAGTGAAAGCCACAAGGTCTACCTGGCCGAAGGGGTCGAGACCTATCGCCAGTACCAGATCGAGCACGAGGAGGAGATCCTCGCGCCCGGCGACGCCTTTCCGCTGGTCGAGAAGCTGCTCAGCCTCAATGCCAGCCTCGGCCGTGCCCGGGTCGAAGTGGTGCTGGTGTCGCGCAACAGCGCGGACACCGGCCTGCGCGTGTTCAACTCGATCCAGCATTACGGCCTGGATATTTCCCGCGCCGCTTTTGTAGGAGGGCGTAGTCCTTATCCTTATTTGGCGGCGTTTGGTTGTCATCTGTTTTTATCGACCCATGCTGAGGATGTGCGCAGTGCCCTCGATGCCGGCTTTGCGGCGGCGACGATTCTGTCCGGCGGCCCGAACCGTGCCTCCAGCGAAGAACTGCGCATTGCCTTCGACGGCGACGCGGTGCTGTTTTCCGATGAGTCGGAGCGGGTGTACCAGGCCGGTGGCCTGGAAGCGTTCCAGGCCAATGAGCGCGAGTCGGCGCGTCAGCCTTTGCACGGCGGTCCTTTCAAAGGGTTTCTCGCGGCACTCAATTTGTTGCAGCGCGAGTTCGCCGATGAGGCCTGCCCGATCCGCACCGCCCTGGTCACTGCTCGATCGGCGCCGTCGCACGAGCGGGTGATTCGCACGTTGCGTGAGTGGGATATCCGCCTGGACGAATCATTGTTCCTGGGTGGCCTGGAAAAATCCGCGTTCCTGGAGGCTTTCGCCGCCGATGTATTTTTCGATGACCAGGCCGGTCATTGCGAGAAAGCCATGGAGTTTGTCACCACCGGGCATGTGCCCCATGGCATCAGTAATGAGGTGAAGGTCTAA
- a CDS encoding universal stress protein yields the protein MIRSMLYATDLGLYAPYVMQHALALARTFKADLYVIHVVEPIGLFAESVLQSYLDEQALSEWQSQGLTTVMATIEQRVLDSFREELGDGEQDLKLIRSVRVIQGDPCEVILDQLCKLSVDLLIVGSHSHATAAATPLGRTAARVLQLSTVPVYLVPALQRRRSDDV from the coding sequence ATGATTCGTTCGATGCTGTACGCCACGGACCTCGGTCTGTACGCGCCTTATGTGATGCAGCATGCGCTGGCGCTGGCCCGGACGTTCAAGGCAGATTTGTATGTGATTCACGTGGTCGAGCCCATCGGGCTGTTCGCCGAATCCGTGTTACAGAGCTACCTTGATGAGCAGGCCCTGAGTGAATGGCAGAGCCAGGGGTTGACGACGGTGATGGCGACGATCGAGCAGCGGGTGCTGGACAGTTTTCGCGAAGAGTTGGGGGACGGGGAGCAAGACCTGAAATTGATTCGCTCGGTACGGGTGATCCAGGGGGACCCGTGCGAGGTGATTCTCGACCAGCTATGCAAACTTTCCGTAGACCTGTTGATCGTCGGCAGTCACAGCCATGCAACCGCGGCGGCTACCCCGCTGGGGCGCACGGCAGCACGGGTGCTGCAGTTGTCCACGGTGCCGGTTTACCTGGTGCCTGCGTTGCAACGTCGCCGCAGTGATGACGTGTGA
- the cysB gene encoding HTH-type transcriptional regulator CysB, with amino-acid sequence MKLQQLRYIWEVAHHDLNVSATAQSLYTSQPGISKQIRLLEDELGVEVFARSGKHLTRVTPAGERIITTAGEILRKVESIKQIAQEFSNEKKGTLSIATTHTQARYALPPVIRDFIKQYPDVALHMHQGSPMQIAEMAADGTVDFAIATEALELFGDLVMMPCYRWNRCVVVPQGHPLAKLSKLTLEALAEYPIVTYVFGFTGRSKLDEAFSHRGLTPKVVFTAADADVIKTYVRLGLGVGIVAKMAVDTALDKDLVVLDASELFESSVTKIGFRRGTFLRGFMCDFIEKFAPHLTREVMAKAIQCHNKQELEELFDGVELPVH; translated from the coding sequence ATGAAGCTTCAACAACTGCGCTACATCTGGGAAGTGGCGCACCACGACCTCAACGTTTCCGCTACCGCTCAAAGCCTCTACACCTCGCAACCTGGTATCAGCAAGCAGATCCGCCTGCTCGAAGATGAGTTGGGCGTCGAAGTGTTCGCGCGCAGCGGCAAGCACCTGACACGTGTCACCCCGGCCGGTGAGCGCATCATCACCACCGCTGGCGAGATCCTGCGCAAAGTCGAAAGCATCAAGCAGATCGCCCAGGAATTCTCCAACGAGAAGAAGGGCACGCTGTCCATCGCCACCACCCACACCCAGGCACGCTATGCCTTGCCGCCGGTGATCCGCGATTTCATCAAGCAGTACCCGGACGTGGCGTTGCACATGCACCAGGGTTCGCCCATGCAGATCGCCGAGATGGCCGCTGACGGCACCGTCGATTTCGCCATCGCCACCGAAGCCCTGGAGCTGTTCGGTGACCTGGTGATGATGCCGTGCTACCGCTGGAACCGTTGCGTGGTCGTGCCTCAAGGTCACCCTTTGGCCAAGCTGTCGAAGCTGACCCTGGAAGCCCTGGCCGAATACCCGATCGTGACTTACGTGTTCGGTTTCACCGGCCGTTCCAAGCTCGACGAAGCCTTCAGCCATCGCGGCCTGACGCCAAAAGTGGTATTCACCGCGGCCGACGCCGACGTGATCAAGACTTATGTGCGCCTGGGCCTGGGCGTGGGTATCGTCGCCAAGATGGCGGTCGATACCGCGCTCGACAAAGACCTGGTGGTGCTCGATGCCAGCGAGTTATTCGAGTCCAGCGTCACCAAGATCGGCTTCCGGCGTGGTACGTTCCTGCGTGGCTTCATGTGCGATTTCATCGAGAAATTTGCGCCGCACCTGACGCGCGAAGTCATGGCCAAGGCGATCCAGTGCCACAACAAGCAGGAGCTGGAAGAGCTGTTCGACGGCGTTGAATTACCGGTTCACTGA
- a CDS encoding GreA/GreB family elongation factor, which yields MNKHAVHHRVLEKLSVDLDIAQRAAQTAYETATHVENIAENKYDTLGLEASYLAAGQAKRVEEIKQALALCQTMALRAYDDQRGIEIGALLGLEDEHGRQQWLFLAPDAAGLKVDVVGQPVTVITPRSPLGKSLLGKFEGDEVEILVAGARQHFTVTEAR from the coding sequence ATGAATAAACACGCCGTCCACCACCGGGTCCTGGAAAAGCTCAGCGTCGACCTCGACATCGCCCAACGGGCCGCGCAGACCGCCTACGAAACCGCGACCCACGTAGAAAACATCGCCGAAAACAAGTACGACACCCTGGGCCTGGAGGCGTCCTACCTGGCGGCAGGGCAAGCCAAGCGAGTCGAGGAAATCAAGCAGGCACTGGCGCTGTGCCAGACCATGGCACTGCGGGCCTACGATGATCAGCGGGGCATAGAGATCGGCGCGCTACTGGGCCTGGAAGATGAGCACGGCCGCCAGCAGTGGCTGTTCCTGGCGCCGGATGCGGCGGGCTTGAAGGTGGACGTGGTCGGGCAACCGGTGACCGTCATTACCCCGCGCTCGCCGCTGGGCAAAAGCCTGCTGGGCAAGTTCGAAGGTGATGAGGTGGAGATTCTGGTGGCAGGCGCCCGGCAACATTTTACGGTTACCGAGGCCAGATAA